In Posidoniimonas corsicana, the genomic window CACGCCAACGACCGCGCAGGCGTAAGAGCTTTCAGACAAAGCTCCGCTTGAGAACATGCTCGATGTCCAGTAGCCAACAAGGCCTGGGACTACCGCCAGTGAGGCGCAGCGATGCCATCGATCAGCGTTTGTTGCTTGAGCAGTTCCGTAGCAGGCAATCGCTGGGTATGCGAAAAAGGCCAAGTAGCAGACAAGGGCTGGGAGGCCACAGCCTGTGCTGATCTCGAAGAACAGATTGTGAAGCCCTTTCGCGTGTTGGTCTAACCCTCCCGGAAAGTAAGCGGGCACCAGATACTGCCCAGCATACGGACCGACGCCAAGTACTGGGTAGTCCTTGGTGATTTCGAATCCTGCTTGCCACAGACCAAAGCGCCCCTCCGCAGACGAATCGCGCTCGCCTTCCTCCGCGAACGCTGATGCAAACTCTTCGACCACTGGGGGCCCTGCAAGGATCGCTCCCATTATCAGCATTGCGGCAAGTACTGTGACCGTCCTGCGAGTCTTCGGCATCAGCCACACAAACACGGCCAGCATTGGCAAGCAGCCAAGCATACACCCACGCGACTCGAACAGCATAATCTCGTGGACCTGAAGCAAGGCGATTGTCGCGGCAACGGCCTTCTGCCATCCACGCTCTGCGTAGAGTGCGAGGGAAAGCGAACACGCAATCAGAGGAACGGTCAGGATCGAATAGACATTGTTATCACCCTTGTCGCCAAAGTTCCGATAAGCGTAGGAGCTATGCCCGTCTTCAAAGTACTCTAGGTTAATCTGGTAGGCGTTGTAGCCTTGAGCGAGCACCAGAACCCACATCAGCGCTAACACCTTGCCCGGTGAGTCTATCAGTCTTATGCCCAGCACCGCCATCAGTACTATCTTCCAGAGATTGTCCATGTAGAACGCGGTAGCGTCCGGTTCAATAGAAGAAGCTGCGCTGATGAATGCTAGAGCGAGAAATCCCCCAATCGCGAGAGACGATCGCGCGACGATTCCAACGAACTGATTCCCTTGGAAACCTACGACCAAGAACCCGATTAGCGTGCTAGCCGCGATGAACTTCTGATACTGGAATCCAGGGGGCAGGCTCCACCGCCAGTTCCACTCCGGCTGAAGGAGGGCGAAGCCGTAGTACCCAATCACGCCGACATGCGGGCTACGCAGCGACTTCATACAGACGTAGGTGAGCAGCGTAAATACAACAACTGGCCCCATCTAACCGATTCTCAATCCCTCACGCACTGCAGTGGATCCCCTCCCCAACACACATTGATCTATTAGTTCATCACAGCGGGCTTCGCGTTCTTCGAACCAAGACGCGTCGGCATAGCTTTTCCACCGTCCGACGCTCCTGGTGCTCACTTGACCTATGCCAGGCAGTTGGTCCATCCCCTCTAACTTAAAGACATCGCCCAAGCTCTTCATCACCGCCCTAGGCTCAGACACAAGCGATTCGTAGCTCACGTCATAGGCAGAATGATTCGATGCGAATACGAAGGACAACCTTGAAACGATGTAGGACAATTCATAGGGGTGAAGCTGCTTGACCTCGGCGAATAGTGGTATGTATCGTGCCAAATCGTTTGCCCAGGAGACCAGGTAAAACTCGTCCGACCTCGCAAAGTTCGCAACTGTAGCCGTGGTCGGCACCGGCTTCTGCCTAAGGAATGTTGAAATCCACTGATCTCGCGGATCCCGGTGAAGGTGAACCAGCAATACGTCGGGAAATCGGCTGGCGATCCAACCTAGCCGGAAGTCAAGCCGGTTGAACTGCAGCACGGGAAAACCCGGCGCCTCATCGACCAGAAGCCTGAGGTACTCATAGAGTGTGTGGGCAGGCACCGTTGCGGGAAGGTAGAGATCTCTCGAGGACCACCATTCTTCCCAAGGCACCTCCACGCCTGCAAACCGGTTGTACTCTTCCCAGTACTGCTCAACCCCGCGGTGGGTGTTGTCGACGCGTTGGCCCCGAGCCGCGGGATCGAACCATCTGCGTGGGTTTAATGGCTCGTAGTACGCTGTGAGTTGCCTATGCTCGCGCAAAAGCTTCCATAGCAGCGTCGAACCGCTACGGAATCGCGCGGTTATGAAAGCTGCTGGCGGAGCTGCCTCAGGAAAAGCCCGGCGATCAATCGTGCCTGACCAACCCGTCGGCTGGAACCCTGGAGGAACCTCCGCCGGCGCCGTCAGGCTGGACTGAAGAGCCGCCTTCATGACTCCTCGCTCGAGCCCCCACTGCGCGATGCGTCTGACTACAGTCCTGAACATGGGCGTCGCCTACATTCAATTGCGTTTCGGACCGACATCGATCTAGCGAAACTTCCCATGTGAACTGCTAAGATCCCAAGTGGCTGTCTTGCCTACGAATGACCAGCATCGCCTTCGAATGCCATACCAGCGGGACGCCCGCTGCCATCTGTACTCCCACACTAGGCGGTTGTGCAAACGGTACATCTCCTTTCTAAGAGCCGATGGCCCCGGGACGCTCGACTCTGGCTTGTAACCTAGCTGGGTCATGACTTCCGCCGTTGCTGCTTCGACGTTGGCCAGCTGCCGACCGCTAAGAGATTCTCGCCACTTCTCGTTAATGGACGGATCTGGCGGGCGGCGAACGTTCCGATTGCCCTCATGAATCCGGATTCCACTATCCCGTTCATGATACCGAATCATTGCCTCTTCCATCGGCAACCCCACGAAGTCACAAACACGTTGCAGCTCGTTGGCAAACGCCTTTACGAGGTCTTCGTACCGGAGAAGCAGGCATCGATTCTGATACTGTTGCCGGAATTCCAACTGCCCTTGCACCTCAGCGGCCCAGCGCTCGCCCGCCGAATACCAGTTGCAGCTCGTTCCACGCTCCAGAAAAGACCTGGCAACAGCGCGGGGATCCCGAACGATTATGATGAACTTCACGCTGGGCATCGACTCCGCATAGTCGATCAGATAATGGGATACCTCTGGGTCTTTTAGGCACCACCTCGGCTTGCCGGCATCGGCCGCCGCCTGTGACATACGCGCGTCAAACAATTGCACAGGCGACGCAATCTCCGAGAGTGTTGCTGAGGCCCCCCCCAGCCCTAGCCCGTCCAGCCTTTCACTAAGTTCTCCCACGCTGCAGCTTCCACTAAACAACAGACGGTGCACTTCATGCAGCTCATTTCGACACCACAATCCGGTGGAGCCGGACAGCGCCTGGAATAGAAGCGTCGTTCCTGACCGGCGCGTACCAGTTATGAGTAAGGCGGGGCTCAATTCAAACCGTCAACAAGTAAAGTACTACTGCCCAGACCGCCACCAGCCCGTCGATCTAGCTGCCAGCGTCTTTGATTGCTGGAGAGCAACACAACTGTTTCGCACTCGCACCTCGACTGCTCCGTTAAAGAGTCGAACGCATCTGGCTATCACAGAGAATGAGCGGCTCCTAGACAAAGAATTCATGACTTCTAACGACAGCTGACAATCGCACGAGCTGATCACGAGCAATACGATTCTCCTCGCTGCTCCATGCGGCTCCTGTACGAGAAACTCATCGTTGCACCTCAACTGCACGCACGAATCT contains:
- a CDS encoding O-antigen ligase family protein — its product is MKSLRSPHVGVIGYYGFALLQPEWNWRWSLPPGFQYQKFIAASTLIGFLVVGFQGNQFVGIVARSSLAIGGFLALAFISAASSIEPDATAFYMDNLWKIVLMAVLGIRLIDSPGKVLALMWVLVLAQGYNAYQINLEYFEDGHSSYAYRNFGDKGDNNVYSILTVPLIACSLSLALYAERGWQKAVAATIALLQVHEIMLFESRGCMLGCLPMLAVFVWLMPKTRRTVTVLAAMLIMGAILAGPPVVEEFASAFAEEGERDSSAEGRFGLWQAGFEITKDYPVLGVGPYAGQYLVPAYFPGGLDQHAKGLHNLFFEISTGCGLPALVCYLAFFAYPAIACYGTAQATNADRWHRCASLAVVPGLVGYWTSSMFSSGALSESSYACAVVGVCATAIGGRMLEEARAEYDGT
- a CDS encoding sulfotransferase; its protein translation is MFRTVVRRIAQWGLERGVMKAALQSSLTAPAEVPPGFQPTGWSGTIDRRAFPEAAPPAAFITARFRSGSTLLWKLLREHRQLTAYYEPLNPRRWFDPAARGQRVDNTHRGVEQYWEEYNRFAGVEVPWEEWWSSRDLYLPATVPAHTLYEYLRLLVDEAPGFPVLQFNRLDFRLGWIASRFPDVLLVHLHRDPRDQWISTFLRQKPVPTTATVANFARSDEFYLVSWANDLARYIPLFAEVKQLHPYELSYIVSRLSFVFASNHSAYDVSYESLVSEPRAVMKSLGDVFKLEGMDQLPGIGQVSTRSVGRWKSYADASWFEEREARCDELIDQCVLGRGSTAVREGLRIG
- a CDS encoding sulfotransferase family protein, which encodes MSPALLITGTRRSGTTLLFQALSGSTGLWCRNELHEVHRLLFSGSCSVGELSERLDGLGLGGASATLSEIASPVQLFDARMSQAAADAGKPRWCLKDPEVSHYLIDYAESMPSVKFIIIVRDPRAVARSFLERGTSCNWYSAGERWAAEVQGQLEFRQQYQNRCLLLRYEDLVKAFANELQRVCDFVGLPMEEAMIRYHERDSGIRIHEGNRNVRRPPDPSINEKWRESLSGRQLANVEAATAEVMTQLGYKPESSVPGPSALRKEMYRLHNRLVWEYRWQRASRWYGIRRRCWSFVGKTATWDLSSSHGKFR